From a single Lasioglossum baleicum unplaced genomic scaffold, iyLasBale1 scaffold1660, whole genome shotgun sequence genomic region:
- the Ndufv3 gene encoding NADH:ubiquinone oxidoreductase subunit V3, with the protein MLRPIRNVISSQKRNLPLLRTLSTKTKSTKTPKQPRTDGNVKGLSDRCVNVPNQPVGPGAAKNTDYKNPEYFCYHVDSFGEAEVELAPYRLPPPSNKVPFKP; encoded by the exons ATGTTACGCCCTATTAGAAATGTGATTTCGTCGCAG AAAAGGAACTTACCGTTGTTACGAACTTTGTCGACGAAAACGAAGTCAACGAAAACGCCTAAGCAGCCCAGAACGGATGGAAATGTTAAAGGTCTCAGTGACAGATGCGTCAATGTCCCGAATCAAC CGGTAGGTCCTGGTGCTGCTAAAAACACGGACTACAAAAATCCCGAATATTTCTGTTATCACGTAGACAGTTTTGGCGAAGCAGAAGTTGAACTAGCGCCGTATAGATTACCACCGCCTTCTAACAAAGTACCCTTCAAACCGTAA
- the LOC143220842 gene encoding uncharacterized protein LOC143220842, with translation MPIEYEKDPLKRITNICFPMMKLGGIMGLHDIYIRSQCKTALHAAQRLAYCVIPSAAIGFTLPAMTLVAEDLRGKRDPINYYIGAISCLPILKQWLKLPPYMVGNGMFIMAIGVTIFGICEANDGVHTASKTQVRSPRLLVYDQ, from the exons ATGCCGATAGAGTACGAGAAAGATCCTTTAAAGAGAATAACGAATATTTGCTTTCCAATGATGAAACTCGGAGGGATTATGGGTCTACACGACATATACATACGTTCGCAGTGCAAGACAGCGTTACATGCTGCGCAACGTTTAGCATATTGTGTGATCCCATCGGCTGCAATAGGTTTTACTTTACCTGCTATGACTCTTGTCGCGGAAGATCTCAGAGGAAAACGTGATCCGATCAATTACTATATAGGGG CAATATCGTGTTTGCCTATATTAAAACAGTGGCTAAAATTACCTCCTTATATGGTAGGGAACGGAATGTTCATTATGGCTATTGGTGTAACTATATTTGGTATTTGCGAAGCTAACGACGGAGTGCATACTGCGAGCAAAACACAAGTTAGGTCCCCTAGACTTCTGGTGTACGATCAGTAA
- the Hspc300 gene encoding hematopoietic stem/progenitor cell protein 300, producing the protein MAAVHREAIQKQIQQDWANREYIEVITGSIKKITDFLNSFDMSCRSRIAVLNEKLTTLERRIEYLEACVTKGETLT; encoded by the exons ATGGCCGCTGTGCATCGAGAAGCAATCCAAAAACAAATTCAGCAAGACTGGGCAAATCGTGAATACATTGAAGTTATAACTGGTAGCATTAAAAAGATAACCGATTTTCTGAATTCATTTG ATATGTCTTGCAGATCACGAATAGCAGTCCTAAACGAAAAACTGACTACGCTCGAAAGAAGAATAGAGTATCTCGAAGCATGC GTCACAAAAGGAGAAACGCTAACTTAA